One region of Streptomyces capillispiralis genomic DNA includes:
- a CDS encoding SDR family oxidoreductase — translation MSIVVTGATGHLGRHVVEQLLEKVPAEQVTAVVRSAEKGADLAERGVRIAVADYNAPETFDGLFAAGDRVLLISGNEFDKGRVGQHRVVIDAAKAAGVALLAYTSAPGPLGAALADDHRGTEEALLDSGVPYALLRNGWYHENYTENLAPVLAHHAVVAAAGEGRVSSASRADYAAAAVAVLTGEGHENKTYELGGDEAWSFAEYAAELSRQTGEEIVYTPVTVEALTGILTGAGLPEPLAAILAGVDASIEKGELVVDSGDLSRLTGRPTTPLAEAVAAALKG, via the coding sequence ATGAGCATCGTCGTCACCGGAGCCACCGGACATCTCGGCCGTCACGTCGTGGAGCAGCTGCTGGAGAAGGTGCCGGCCGAGCAGGTCACCGCCGTCGTCCGCAGCGCGGAGAAGGGGGCGGACCTCGCGGAGCGCGGCGTACGGATCGCGGTCGCCGACTACAACGCCCCCGAGACCTTCGACGGCCTGTTCGCGGCAGGCGACAGGGTGCTGCTGATCTCCGGCAACGAGTTCGACAAGGGCCGGGTGGGACAGCACCGGGTCGTCATCGACGCCGCGAAGGCCGCCGGTGTCGCCCTGCTCGCCTACACCAGCGCCCCCGGCCCCCTGGGCGCCGCCCTCGCCGACGACCACCGCGGCACCGAGGAGGCGCTGCTGGACTCGGGCGTGCCGTACGCGCTGCTGCGCAACGGCTGGTACCACGAGAACTACACCGAGAACCTCGCCCCGGTGCTCGCGCACCACGCGGTGGTCGCCGCCGCCGGTGAGGGCCGGGTCTCCTCCGCCTCGCGGGCCGACTACGCGGCCGCCGCCGTCGCCGTGCTGACCGGCGAGGGGCACGAGAACAAGACGTACGAGCTCGGCGGCGACGAGGCGTGGAGCTTCGCCGAGTACGCGGCCGAGCTGAGCCGGCAGACCGGCGAGGAGATCGTCTACACCCCGGTCACCGTCGAGGCGCTGACCGGCATCCTCACCGGCGCCGGCCTGCCCGAGCCGCTGGCGGCGATCCTCGCCGGCGTGGACGCCTCCATCGAGAAGGGCGAACTGGTCGTCGACAGCGGCGACCTGTCCCGGCTGACCGGCCGCCCGACCACCCCGCTCGCCGAGGCCGTCGCCGCCGCGCTCAAGGGCTGA
- the rarD gene encoding EamA family transporter RarD has translation MTGKSAAERRIGLLNGFAAYGMWGLVPLFWPLLKPAGAVEILAHRMVWSLFFVAAALLVIRRWAWVGELLRQPRKLALITVAAAVITVNWGVYIWSVNAGHVVEASLGYFINPLVTIAMGVLLLKERLRPVQWAAVGVGASAVLVLTIGYGRPPWISLCLAFSFATYGLVKKKVNLGGVESLAAETAIQFLPALAYLLWLSTQGGSTFVTEGAGHAALLAATGIVTALPLVCFGAAAIRVPLSTLGLLQYLAPVFQFALGILYFKEAMPPERWAGFALVWLALTLLTWDALRTARRGARALADGSGASGKTVTPVAGGSAEAGGAATVAEGPVEPAVVAVTGASEADPLETRP, from the coding sequence GTGACCGGGAAGTCGGCCGCAGAGCGGCGCATAGGACTGCTGAACGGCTTCGCGGCGTACGGGATGTGGGGGCTCGTCCCGCTGTTCTGGCCCCTGCTCAAGCCCGCCGGAGCGGTGGAGATCCTGGCCCACCGCATGGTCTGGTCGCTGTTCTTCGTGGCCGCCGCCCTGCTCGTCATACGCCGCTGGGCCTGGGTCGGTGAGCTGCTGCGGCAGCCGCGCAAGCTGGCGCTGATCACGGTCGCCGCGGCGGTCATCACCGTGAACTGGGGCGTCTACATCTGGTCCGTGAACGCGGGGCACGTCGTCGAGGCCTCCCTCGGCTACTTCATCAACCCGCTGGTCACCATCGCGATGGGCGTGCTGCTGCTGAAGGAGCGCCTGCGGCCCGTGCAGTGGGCGGCGGTCGGGGTGGGCGCCTCGGCGGTGCTCGTGCTCACCATCGGCTACGGCCGCCCGCCGTGGATCTCGCTCTGTCTCGCCTTCTCGTTCGCGACGTACGGGCTGGTGAAGAAGAAGGTCAACCTCGGCGGTGTCGAGTCGCTGGCCGCGGAGACGGCGATCCAGTTCCTGCCCGCGCTCGCCTACCTCCTGTGGCTGAGCACCCAGGGCGGCTCCACCTTCGTCACCGAGGGCGCCGGGCACGCGGCGCTGCTCGCCGCGACCGGCATCGTCACCGCCCTCCCCCTGGTCTGCTTCGGCGCCGCCGCGATCCGCGTGCCCCTGTCCACGCTGGGGCTGCTGCAGTACCTGGCCCCGGTCTTCCAGTTCGCGCTCGGCATCCTGTACTTCAAGGAGGCCATGCCGCCGGAGCGCTGGGCCGGTTTCGCACTGGTGTGGCTGGCGCTCACCCTCCTCACCTGGGACGCCCTGCGCACCGCCCGCCGCGGGGCGCGTGCGCTCGCCGACGGGAGCGGTGCTTCCGGGAAGACCGTCACCCCTGTGGCGGGCGGGAGTGCCGAGGCCGGTGGGGCGGCCACCGTCGCAGAGGGGCCCGTTGAGCCCGCCGTGGTCGCGGTGACCGGCGCGTCCGAGGCGGATCCGCTGGAGACCAGGCCGTAA
- a CDS encoding VOC family protein encodes MTQTPTPSTPVHWKVVVDTADPHAQADFWAAALHYVVEDNSVLIGKLLGAGAVPAELTVESHGRHAWRDLAAVRHPDDPYEEESGTGRGRRLLFQRVPEAKTVKNRLHLDLHPGAGRREEEAARLEALGARVLRRVEEPSGSWLVMTDPEGNEFCLH; translated from the coding sequence ATGACGCAGACACCCACGCCATCGACGCCGGTGCACTGGAAGGTCGTCGTCGACACGGCCGACCCGCACGCCCAGGCCGACTTCTGGGCCGCCGCCCTCCATTACGTGGTGGAGGACAACAGCGTGCTCATCGGCAAGCTGCTCGGGGCCGGCGCCGTACCGGCCGAGCTGACCGTCGAGTCCCACGGCCGGCACGCCTGGCGCGACCTCGCGGCGGTACGGCACCCCGACGACCCGTACGAGGAGGAGAGCGGCACCGGTCGCGGGCGGCGACTGCTGTTCCAGCGCGTACCGGAGGCCAAGACGGTCAAGAACCGGCTCCATCTCGACCTGCATCCCGGTGCGGGACGCCGGGAGGAGGAGGCCGCGCGGCTGGAGGCGCTCGGCGCGCGGGTGCTGCGGCGGGTGGAGGAGCCGTCCGGGAGCTGGCTGGTGATGACGGACCCGGAGGGCAACGAGTTCTGTCTGCACTGA
- a CDS encoding tetratricopeptide repeat protein, whose protein sequence is MARLSREKKREQQQAADAANLAAAPIDVRVLAGGEGGSAGALVAGVRVIAGPGEEIQQAVLNRLHRIAIASGHAVAATVHDERIGYVLPLRVDPDGSSHFTAQPVPTATPQDREPGRGEEPAPARTSAPDRPTPGTDRSVSVSGSGSGADRSVSGSDRPTHLLRPVVPEPQPPTGPRVPSQPVAELGPVPDGTPTFTLRPLPEPRAPRDAVPTFRLRAVPESAQVTPPGTVAPPTGEFGPPPRMDATPRPDPEAFRRPAPVVAPEPVVESEPVFDPDPRPTPPRGFDAVAEAVLGDEPLGSSDGNPLAEPMARINDAVRAGRLDTAARLAGETVAEASTTLGPEHPEVLRLRELTAYIAYLAGEPLRAYRLSMDLAAICRGAGDAEAAYGNVRSAATAWRAVRDPQLGLELGHELIALWTALTAEDGPAADEIEELESARARMGRLTGRARTE, encoded by the coding sequence ATGGCTCGACTCAGCCGCGAGAAGAAGCGGGAACAGCAGCAGGCCGCGGATGCGGCGAACCTTGCGGCAGCGCCGATCGACGTCCGTGTCCTCGCCGGAGGGGAGGGCGGTTCGGCCGGGGCGCTGGTCGCCGGAGTGCGGGTGATCGCGGGGCCCGGCGAGGAGATCCAGCAGGCGGTGCTGAACCGCCTCCACCGCATCGCCATCGCCTCCGGTCACGCCGTCGCCGCCACCGTGCACGACGAACGCATCGGATACGTCCTCCCGCTCCGGGTCGACCCGGACGGTTCGAGCCACTTCACGGCACAGCCGGTCCCGACGGCCACCCCGCAGGACCGGGAGCCGGGACGGGGGGAGGAACCCGCTCCCGCGCGGACCTCCGCGCCCGACCGGCCGACGCCCGGGACCGACCGGTCCGTGTCCGTGTCCGGGTCCGGGTCCGGGGCCGACCGGTCCGTGTCCGGGTCCGACCGGCCGACGCATCTGCTGCGCCCCGTCGTCCCCGAACCGCAGCCGCCGACGGGGCCGCGGGTGCCGTCGCAGCCGGTGGCGGAGCTGGGCCCCGTGCCGGACGGCACCCCCACCTTCACGCTGCGTCCGCTTCCCGAACCACGGGCACCCCGGGACGCCGTACCGACGTTCCGGCTGCGGGCCGTACCCGAGTCGGCGCAGGTCACGCCACCCGGAACGGTCGCGCCGCCGACGGGTGAGTTCGGCCCGCCCCCGCGGATGGACGCGACGCCCCGGCCCGACCCCGAGGCCTTCCGGCGCCCCGCGCCGGTTGTCGCGCCCGAGCCGGTCGTCGAGTCCGAGCCCGTCTTCGACCCCGACCCCAGGCCGACCCCGCCGCGCGGGTTCGACGCCGTGGCGGAGGCCGTGCTCGGTGACGAGCCCCTCGGCTCCTCGGACGGCAACCCCCTCGCCGAACCCATGGCGCGGATCAACGACGCCGTCCGGGCCGGCCGGCTCGACACGGCGGCCCGGCTGGCCGGGGAGACCGTCGCGGAGGCGTCCACCACCCTGGGACCGGAACATCCCGAGGTGCTCCGGCTGCGCGAGCTGACCGCGTACATCGCCTACCTGGCGGGGGAGCCGCTGCGCGCCTACCGGCTCTCCATGGACCTCGCCGCGATCTGCCGCGGCGCCGGGGACGCGGAGGCCGCCTACGGCAACGTCCGCAGCGCCGCCACCGCATGGCGCGCCGTGCGCGACCCGCAGCTCGGACTGGAGCTGGGGCACGAACTGATCGCGCTGTGGACCGCGCTCACCGCCGAGGACGGCCCGGCCGCCGACGAGATCGAGGAACTGGAGTCCGCCCGCGCCCGCATGGGCCGCCTGACCGGACGCGCCCGAACCGAATAG
- a CDS encoding DUF6668 family protein: MRTSMRQGPEIWIRGPVAVPEAAPPEPARPRATARRFSWVGLHGGAGVTTLATVYGGHDGGRAWPGPADPRSVLLVARTHAAGLDAVVPAVELFRRGEAPSGLDLDAVVLVADAPGRLPRPLVQRVRLIESVVDVYRVPWVSEWRLGDLGGRPPRETEPLARLTGAPL; encoded by the coding sequence ATGCGGACCAGCATGCGACAGGGACCGGAGATCTGGATCCGAGGGCCGGTGGCGGTGCCGGAGGCGGCCCCGCCGGAGCCCGCCCGCCCACGGGCGACGGCCCGGCGTTTCTCCTGGGTCGGACTGCACGGCGGCGCGGGCGTCACCACGCTCGCCACGGTCTACGGCGGTCATGACGGCGGCCGTGCCTGGCCCGGCCCCGCCGATCCGCGGTCGGTGCTGCTCGTGGCGCGGACCCACGCGGCGGGCCTGGACGCCGTGGTCCCGGCCGTGGAGCTGTTCCGGCGCGGCGAGGCGCCCTCGGGGCTCGACCTGGATGCCGTCGTCCTGGTGGCGGACGCGCCGGGACGGCTGCCGCGCCCCCTCGTGCAGCGGGTCCGGCTCATCGAGTCGGTGGTCGACGTGTACCGCGTGCCGTGGGTGTCCGAGTGGCGCCTGGGTGACCTGGGCGGCCGCCCGCCGCGTGAGACGGAGCCGCTGGCCCGGCTGACGGGGGCACCACTCTGA
- a CDS encoding amidase: protein MNSREDGRGYGRPASASAVEIASAVRGRGLRAVDVVAEALERIGRADPVLCAFTEVWSEQALRRAGEVDGRVAAGEALPLAGVPIAVKGRGGLRAAGPLLAAGCVAVGATSVPGPGTPWQTWGLGAHGRTVNPWRADRTPGGSSAGSAVAVAAGLVPLATGSDGAGSVRIPAAWCGAVGLKVTAGRLPSPDRTGLAVPGVLTRTAADAAAWWGVVAGRPDPGEASVSLPVTAVWSPDLGFAAPDPEPVARARAAVRRLVDSGVVRLVRPPAAPRLLDPAPAWLALRTPGADLADAHRLRAENDRRLDLLFAGAGLLLTPTAPTPPHGHDGPGDVYSTALTWAFNVSGHPALSLPAGFGTDGCPAGLQLVAPHGREALLLAVASEAERRGATPS from the coding sequence GTGAACAGCCGGGAGGACGGCCGGGGGTACGGCCGGCCCGCGTCCGCCTCGGCCGTGGAGATCGCCTCGGCCGTCCGCGGGCGGGGGCTGCGGGCCGTGGACGTGGTCGCGGAGGCGCTGGAGCGGATCGGACGGGCCGATCCGGTGCTGTGCGCGTTCACCGAGGTGTGGAGCGAGCAGGCGCTGCGGCGGGCCGGTGAGGTGGACGGCCGGGTCGCGGCCGGGGAGGCGCTGCCGCTGGCCGGGGTGCCGATCGCCGTCAAGGGGCGGGGCGGGCTGCGGGCGGCGGGGCCGCTGCTCGCGGCCGGTTGCGTGGCCGTGGGCGCCACATCGGTCCCGGGGCCGGGGACGCCCTGGCAGACCTGGGGGCTCGGGGCGCACGGCCGTACCGTCAACCCCTGGCGGGCGGACCGTACTCCGGGCGGCTCCTCGGCCGGTTCGGCGGTGGCGGTGGCGGCCGGGCTGGTGCCGCTGGCGACCGGCAGCGACGGCGCGGGCTCGGTGCGGATCCCGGCCGCGTGGTGCGGGGCCGTCGGCCTGAAGGTCACGGCCGGCCGCCTCCCCTCGCCCGACCGGACGGGCCTGGCGGTGCCCGGGGTCCTCACCCGCACCGCCGCGGACGCGGCCGCCTGGTGGGGGGTGGTGGCGGGGCGGCCGGACCCCGGTGAGGCCTCCGTGTCCCTGCCCGTCACGGCCGTCTGGTCCCCCGACCTGGGTTTCGCGGCCCCGGACCCGGAACCCGTCGCGCGGGCCCGTGCCGCGGTGCGGCGGCTCGTGGACAGCGGAGTCGTACGCCTCGTTCGCCCCCCGGCGGCGCCCCGGCTCCTCGACCCCGCCCCGGCCTGGCTCGCCCTGCGCACGCCGGGAGCGGACCTCGCCGACGCCCACCGCCTCCGGGCGGAGAACGACCGGCGTCTGGACCTCCTGTTCGCCGGGGCCGGACTGCTGCTCACCCCCACGGCCCCCACCCCACCGCACGGCCACGACGGCCCCGGCGACGTCTACTCGACCGCGCTCACCTGGGCCTTCAACGTCAGCGGGCATCCGGCGCTGAGCCTGCCGGCCGGATTCGGCACGGACGGCTGCCCGGCGGGGCTCCAACTGGTGGCACCGCACGGGCGGGAGGCGCTGCTGCTCGCCGTGGCGAGCGAGGCGGAGCGGCGCGGCGCCACCCCCTCCTGA
- a CDS encoding flavodoxin family protein, with protein MTRRFLFVLGSARSDGNTELLARRAAEQLPPAVEQQWIDLTAHPLPDFEDLRHDSDHVRPTEGPVARLLDATLAATDVVIASPLYWYSVSAQTKRYLDHWSGWLRIPGLDFKATMAGRTLWGVTALAHEEQVVADPLVGTLNNSAAYMGMRFGGVLLGNGSKPGDVLKDTEALARAKTFFAQDAPPARFPYEAG; from the coding sequence ATGACCCGCCGTTTCCTCTTCGTCCTGGGCAGCGCCCGCTCCGACGGCAACACCGAACTGCTGGCCCGCCGGGCCGCCGAACAGCTGCCCCCGGCCGTGGAGCAGCAGTGGATCGACCTCACCGCCCACCCGCTGCCCGACTTCGAGGACCTGCGCCACGACAGCGACCACGTCCGCCCGACCGAGGGCCCCGTGGCTCGGCTGCTGGACGCGACCCTCGCGGCGACGGACGTCGTCATCGCCTCGCCGCTGTACTGGTACTCGGTGTCCGCGCAGACCAAGCGTTACCTGGACCACTGGTCGGGCTGGCTGCGCATCCCCGGCCTGGACTTCAAGGCGACCATGGCGGGACGCACCCTGTGGGGCGTCACCGCGCTGGCCCACGAGGAGCAGGTGGTCGCCGACCCGCTGGTCGGCACGCTGAACAACTCGGCCGCCTACATGGGCATGCGCTTCGGCGGGGTACTGCTCGGCAACGGCAGCAAGCCCGGTGACGTACTGAAGGACACGGAGGCGCTGGCGCGGGCCAAGACGTTCTTCGCGCAGGACGCGCCCCCGGCCCGCTTCCCCTACGAGGCCGGCTGA
- a CDS encoding ABC transporter permease, with product MSRADAVREASPLWTLGLLRSELLTTFRRWRTLALLGVLAAVPVLVGVAVRIETGDGSSGGGGGGGGPAFISQITNNGLFLVFTALAATLPFFLPMAIGVVAGDALAGEANAGTLRYLLVAPAGRSRLLLTKYAAVMTFCLVATLVVALSALTVGALLFPLGDLTTISGTRISFAEGLGRALLIALVVALSLIGVAALGLFVSTLTNSGIAAMATTVGLLITVQILDQIPQLHALHPYLFSHYWLSFADLMREPVYWDDLTKNLGLQALYAAVFGSAAWARFTAKDITA from the coding sequence ATGTCGCGGGCTGACGCGGTGCGCGAGGCGAGCCCGCTGTGGACGCTCGGCCTGCTCCGCAGCGAGCTGCTCACCACCTTCCGGCGCTGGCGCACCCTCGCCCTGCTCGGGGTGCTGGCCGCCGTGCCGGTCCTGGTCGGCGTCGCCGTACGCATCGAGACCGGCGACGGCTCGTCCGGCGGCGGGGGCGGCGGGGGAGGACCGGCGTTCATCTCGCAGATCACCAACAACGGCCTGTTCCTGGTCTTCACCGCGCTCGCCGCCACCCTGCCGTTCTTCCTGCCCATGGCGATCGGCGTCGTCGCCGGTGACGCCCTCGCCGGCGAGGCGAACGCCGGCACCCTGCGCTACCTCCTGGTCGCCCCCGCGGGGCGCAGCCGGCTGCTGCTCACCAAGTACGCGGCCGTCATGACCTTCTGCCTGGTCGCCACGCTGGTGGTCGCCCTCTCGGCCCTGACCGTCGGCGCGCTGCTGTTCCCGCTGGGCGACCTGACGACCATCTCCGGCACCCGCATCAGTTTCGCCGAAGGGCTGGGCAGAGCCCTGCTGATCGCCCTGGTCGTCGCCCTGTCACTGATCGGCGTGGCGGCGCTCGGCCTGTTCGTCTCCACCCTGACCAACAGCGGCATCGCGGCGATGGCGACCACGGTGGGACTGCTCATCACGGTCCAGATCCTCGACCAGATCCCGCAGCTGCACGCCCTCCACCCCTACCTGTTCTCCCACTACTGGCTGTCCTTCGCCGACCTGATGCGCGAACCGGTCTACTGGGACGACCTGACGAAGAACCTCGGCCTCCAGGCCCTCTACGCGGCCGTGTTCGGCTCGGCGGCGTGGGCGCGGTTCACGGCGAAGGACATCACCGCGTAG
- a CDS encoding ABC transporter ATP-binding protein, with protein MGEASATPPEGADTEQGADAGDGVIVTRALSKRYRGGQLAVDGLRLTVPAGSVFGFLGPNGSGKTTTIRMLMGLIEPTSGTAHVLGRPMPRSARAVLPHVGALIEGPALYGFLSGRDNLLRYDAADPTADPRTRRARVAAALDRVGLTAAADKKAKAYSLGMKQRLGLAAALLQPRRLLVLDEPTNGLDPQGMREIRTLIRELASEGTTVFLSSHLLDEIEQVCTHAAVMARGRLITQGPVAELSAGARGRLVVTTPDPADAARVLKEQGVADVVVADEKVTGEVPERDLAEVNAALVTAGVRVRGFGVERASLEDAFVALTGEGFDVAG; from the coding sequence ATGGGCGAGGCGTCCGCCACACCACCGGAGGGCGCGGACACGGAGCAGGGCGCGGACGCGGGCGACGGCGTCATCGTCACCCGCGCGCTCAGCAAGCGCTACCGCGGCGGACAGCTCGCCGTGGACGGTCTGCGGCTGACCGTCCCGGCGGGCAGCGTCTTCGGCTTCCTCGGCCCCAACGGGTCCGGCAAGACCACCACCATCCGCATGCTGATGGGCCTGATCGAACCGACCTCGGGCACGGCGCACGTCCTCGGGCGCCCCATGCCGCGCTCCGCGCGCGCCGTGCTGCCCCACGTCGGCGCCCTCATCGAGGGCCCGGCCCTGTACGGCTTCCTGTCCGGCCGCGACAACCTGCTGCGCTACGACGCGGCCGACCCGACCGCCGACCCGCGCACCCGGCGCGCCCGCGTCGCCGCCGCCCTGGACCGGGTGGGCCTCACGGCCGCCGCCGACAAGAAGGCGAAGGCGTACTCCCTCGGCATGAAGCAGCGCCTGGGCCTGGCGGCCGCCCTGCTCCAGCCGCGCCGGCTGCTCGTCCTGGACGAGCCGACCAACGGCCTCGACCCGCAGGGCATGCGGGAGATCCGCACGCTGATCCGCGAACTGGCCTCGGAGGGCACCACCGTCTTCCTCTCCTCCCACCTGCTCGACGAGATCGAGCAGGTGTGCACGCACGCCGCCGTGATGGCCCGGGGCCGGCTGATCACCCAGGGCCCGGTCGCCGAGCTGTCGGCCGGCGCCCGGGGCCGGCTGGTGGTGACCACCCCGGACCCCGCGGACGCGGCGCGGGTGCTGAAGGAGCAGGGGGTCGCCGATGTGGTCGTGGCCGACGAGAAGGTGACCGGCGAGGTGCCCGAGCGGGACCTCGCCGAGGTGAACGCGGCCCTGGTGACGGCCGGTGTGCGGGTGCGCGGCTTCGGTGTCGAACGGGCCTCGCTGGAGGACGCGTTCGTCGCGCTGACCGGGGAGGGATTCGATGTCGCGGGCTGA
- a CDS encoding LolA family protein, which yields MAPYESDDMTTAGEAGEPRARRRRAARYVVPVTVMGVAAATIGLVPALADSGDPDLPEITAAQLIEKIAKSDVEQLSGTVKITTDLGLPDLGGLESSLASGAGERGEGGDGSSADPSAKLTELASGTHTLRVAADGPDRQKLSLLENAAEYSLIHNGKDVWGYDSASNQVYHGTVEESAKDREHQPPATPKDFAEEALKAVDDTTSVTVDGTAQVAGRDAYKLVVKPRQSGSTVGAISIAVDHRTGMPLKFTLTPASGGAAVVDVGFTQVSFDRPAASTFAFTPPKGAEVTEDGELDHGREHSGKPENAPKSEEDLAKGLDGLKMLGEGWNSVATFDSGSEGGLPTGEAGGDLGGFLGSLGDQVKGEFGTGTVFSTRLVNALITEDGTVYVGAVTKDALVKAADAGK from the coding sequence ATGGCACCGTACGAATCCGACGACATGACGACCGCGGGGGAGGCCGGCGAGCCGCGCGCGAGGCGGCGCAGGGCCGCGCGGTACGTCGTCCCGGTCACCGTGATGGGAGTGGCGGCCGCGACCATCGGGCTCGTCCCGGCCCTCGCCGACTCCGGCGACCCGGATCTGCCGGAGATCACCGCCGCACAACTGATAGAGAAGATCGCGAAGTCGGACGTCGAGCAGCTGTCCGGCACCGTGAAGATCACCACGGACCTCGGTCTGCCGGACCTCGGCGGCCTGGAGAGCAGTCTCGCCTCCGGCGCGGGCGAGCGGGGCGAGGGCGGGGACGGCTCCTCGGCCGACCCGTCCGCCAAGCTCACCGAACTGGCCTCGGGGACGCACACCCTGCGGGTCGCGGCCGACGGCCCGGACCGGCAGAAGCTGTCGCTCCTGGAGAACGCCGCCGAGTACAGCCTGATCCACAACGGCAAGGACGTCTGGGGCTACGACAGCGCGTCCAACCAGGTCTACCACGGCACGGTCGAGGAGTCCGCGAAGGACCGGGAGCACCAGCCCCCGGCCACCCCGAAGGACTTCGCCGAGGAAGCGCTGAAGGCGGTCGACGACACCACGTCCGTGACCGTCGACGGCACCGCCCAGGTGGCCGGCCGGGACGCGTACAAGCTGGTCGTCAAGCCCCGGCAGTCCGGCTCCACGGTCGGCGCGATCAGCATCGCGGTCGACCACAGGACCGGTATGCCGCTGAAGTTCACGCTCACCCCCGCGAGCGGCGGCGCCGCCGTCGTGGACGTCGGCTTCACCCAGGTGAGCTTCGACCGGCCGGCCGCGTCGACCTTCGCGTTCACCCCGCCCAAGGGCGCCGAGGTGACCGAGGACGGCGAGCTGGACCACGGCCGGGAGCACTCCGGCAAGCCGGAGAACGCCCCGAAGTCGGAGGAGGACCTGGCCAAGGGCCTCGACGGGTTGAAGATGCTCGGCGAGGGCTGGAACTCCGTCGCCACCTTCGACAGCGGCAGCGAGGGCGGCCTGCCCACCGGGGAGGCGGGCGGCGACCTCGGTGGCTTCCTCGGCTCGCTCGGCGACCAGGTGAAGGGCGAGTTCGGCACCGGCACGGTGTTCAGCACCCGCCTGGTCAACGCCCTGATCACCGAGGACGGCACGGTCTACGTGGGCGCCGTCACCAAGGACGCGCTCGTGAAGGCGGCCGACGCGGGGAAGTAG